In Simplicispira sp. 125, one DNA window encodes the following:
- a CDS encoding FAD-dependent oxidoreductase, translating into MQRRQFLATAAATALAGCHDAPRTLQGGFAGIDLARGHALRDLLQSGKLPAPSVVRRAQVIIAGGGVAGLAAARSLRLAGIDDFVLLELEDQPGGNSRGGSVSSIACPLGAHYLPVPGDDSREVQDLLEELGLRRRIAGRWQYDERHLCHSPQERLFRDGEWQEGLLPMQGVGASTLAQYRQFSALVQALGKAARFTMPVLKSLEVKRPLSPTHQALDALVFDDWLAQQGLDDAHLRWYLDYCCRDDYGAGTARVSAWAGIHYFASRHGFSAPGDDAPPEQDGVLTWPEGNGWLTQRLAEPLRAGGQLRTGCSVLRISEGRHGVEVDALHHATGTVERWQAPRAIVALPIFVAARVVQQAPAFLREAARRLHWAPWLVANIHIDAPLLDHPGAAPAWDNVLYQDANPGGLGYVDAGHQRLDPRSAITAPTVLSYYQALGDVPQGREQLATQPWTHWAQAALATLGVPHPDLARRATRVEVTRYGHAMSIPTPGTLGFLSKIGLQRPPVKRKQLSNGEQTRWLPTPTTARLAFAHADWSGYSVFEEAFTRGHGAGLAVLA; encoded by the coding sequence ATGCAACGCCGCCAGTTTCTTGCCACCGCTGCCGCCACGGCCCTGGCCGGTTGCCACGATGCACCGCGCACGCTGCAGGGCGGCTTTGCCGGTATCGACCTGGCGCGCGGCCATGCGCTGCGCGACCTGCTGCAGTCGGGCAAGCTGCCCGCGCCCAGCGTGGTGCGGCGCGCGCAGGTCATCATCGCCGGCGGTGGCGTGGCCGGGCTGGCGGCGGCGCGGTCGCTGCGGCTGGCGGGCATCGACGATTTTGTGCTGCTCGAGCTCGAAGACCAACCCGGTGGCAACAGCCGCGGGGGCAGCGTGAGCAGCATCGCCTGCCCGCTGGGCGCGCACTACCTGCCGGTGCCGGGGGACGATTCCCGCGAAGTGCAAGACCTGCTCGAAGAACTGGGCCTGCGCCGGCGCATCGCCGGGCGTTGGCAGTACGACGAGCGCCACCTGTGCCACAGCCCGCAGGAGCGTCTTTTCCGCGACGGCGAATGGCAAGAAGGTTTGCTGCCCATGCAAGGCGTGGGCGCCAGCACACTGGCCCAGTACCGGCAGTTTTCTGCGCTGGTGCAAGCGCTGGGCAAAGCAGCGCGCTTTACCATGCCCGTGCTCAAGTCTTTAGAGGTAAAACGGCCTCTGTCGCCCACCCATCAAGCGCTGGATGCTCTTGTTTTTGATGATTGGCTGGCACAACAAGGGCTGGATGATGCCCACCTGCGCTGGTACCTGGACTACTGCTGCCGCGACGACTACGGTGCGGGCACGGCGCGCGTGTCGGCCTGGGCGGGTATCCACTACTTCGCCAGCCGCCATGGTTTTTCTGCGCCAGGCGACGACGCCCCGCCCGAGCAAGACGGCGTGCTCACCTGGCCCGAGGGCAACGGCTGGCTGACCCAGCGCCTGGCGGAGCCCCTGCGCGCTGGCGGCCAGCTGCGCACGGGCTGCAGCGTGCTGCGCATCAGCGAAGGGCGCCACGGCGTGGAGGTGGATGCCCTGCACCACGCGACGGGCACCGTGGAGCGCTGGCAAGCCCCGCGCGCCATCGTGGCGCTACCGATATTTGTGGCGGCGCGGGTGGTGCAGCAGGCCCCGGCCTTTTTGCGCGAAGCTGCACGGCGGCTGCACTGGGCGCCCTGGCTGGTGGCCAACATCCACATCGACGCGCCTTTGCTCGACCACCCCGGCGCCGCGCCCGCCTGGGACAACGTGCTCTACCAGGATGCCAACCCCGGCGGCCTGGGTTATGTGGACGCCGGTCACCAGCGCCTGGACCCGCGCTCGGCCATCACCGCCCCCACGGTGCTGAGCTACTACCAGGCGCTGGGCGATGTACCCCAAGGCCGCGAGCAGTTGGCAACCCAGCCGTGGACGCACTGGGCACAGGCTGCGCTGGCCACCCTGGGGGTGCCCCACCCCGACCTGGCCCGGCGTGCCACGCGCGTGGAGGTCACGCGCTACGGGCACGCCATGTCCATTCCCACACCGGGTACGCTGGGGTTTTTAAGCAAAATCGGCCTCCAGCGCCCGCCAGTCAAGCGCAAGCAGCTATCGAATGGTGAGCAAACCCGCTGGCTGCCCACACCCACCACCGCACGGCTGGCGTTTGCGCACGCCGACTGGTCGGGCTATTCGGTGTTTGAGGAAGCCTTTACGCGCGGTCACGGGGCGGGGCTGGCGGTGTTGGCCTGA
- a CDS encoding DUF4178 domain-containing protein gives MATDPTQRYYRAPCPGCGAPVEFKSAQSTHAVCGFCQSTVVRSGDVLQRLGKMAELFDDHSPLQLMASGRITLDGKEQPFTLIGRLQYKNAAGVWTEWVAFLQDGSMASLGEDNGAYVFTRPMDPGRELPEASRFRVGSTTAINGKPYSVAFSGQASLISAQGELPKLPPLGQPFDMVELRSEDGEVLSIDYGHQPPNVERGKSVLLEDLQLQGLKDESAKDEKGRQFNCPHCGAPVQVQLASTKSITCGSCASIIDLGSGVGGELRSAEQDEPVRPIIPLGSKGQLQGVQWQVVGFQHRMGQEPGDDEQFGWSEYLLYNQKRGFAFLVDAEDGWSMVRPTTGAPQVGSTGRTATYMGTTYQLKYSYEAETTYVLGEFYWQVERGQKTSNRDYASAKGLLSMEQSKNELTWSAGDKLASDTVVKAFKLDDKKDLLQRDDPGPFVAAKGLGCGTLILIAVVLIILLVLLSNCSGSPGGGYRSSSGSFGGFSTGGGHK, from the coding sequence ATGGCCACCGACCCCACACAGCGTTACTACCGTGCACCCTGCCCCGGCTGTGGTGCGCCGGTCGAGTTCAAAAGTGCGCAATCCACGCACGCCGTCTGCGGCTTCTGCCAAAGCACCGTGGTGCGCAGCGGCGACGTGCTGCAGCGCCTGGGCAAGATGGCCGAGCTGTTCGACGACCACAGCCCGCTGCAGCTCATGGCCAGCGGGCGCATCACGCTGGACGGCAAAGAGCAGCCGTTCACGCTGATCGGCCGCCTGCAGTACAAAAACGCGGCCGGTGTCTGGACCGAATGGGTGGCCTTCCTGCAGGACGGCAGCATGGCCAGCCTGGGCGAAGACAACGGCGCCTACGTCTTCACCCGCCCCATGGACCCGGGGCGCGAGCTGCCCGAGGCCAGCCGCTTTCGCGTGGGCAGCACCACCGCCATCAACGGCAAGCCCTACAGCGTGGCCTTCAGCGGCCAGGCCAGCCTGATCTCGGCCCAGGGCGAACTGCCCAAGCTGCCACCGCTGGGCCAGCCGTTCGATATGGTCGAGCTGCGCAGCGAAGACGGCGAAGTGCTCAGCATCGACTACGGCCACCAGCCCCCCAACGTCGAACGCGGCAAGTCCGTGCTGCTCGAAGACCTGCAGCTGCAAGGCCTCAAGGACGAATCGGCCAAAGACGAAAAAGGCCGCCAGTTCAACTGCCCGCACTGCGGTGCGCCCGTGCAGGTGCAACTGGCCAGCACCAAAAGCATCACCTGCGGGTCGTGCGCCAGCATCATTGACCTCGGCAGCGGCGTGGGCGGCGAGTTGCGCTCGGCCGAGCAGGACGAACCCGTGCGCCCCATCATCCCGCTGGGCAGCAAAGGCCAGCTCCAGGGTGTGCAATGGCAGGTGGTGGGCTTTCAGCACCGCATGGGGCAAGAACCCGGCGACGACGAACAGTTTGGCTGGAGCGAGTACCTGCTCTACAACCAGAAGCGCGGCTTTGCCTTTCTGGTCGATGCCGAAGACGGCTGGAGCATGGTGCGCCCCACCACGGGCGCCCCGCAAGTGGGGTCGACGGGCCGCACCGCCACGTACATGGGCACCACCTACCAGCTCAAGTACAGCTACGAGGCCGAAACCACCTATGTGCTGGGCGAGTTCTACTGGCAGGTCGAGCGCGGGCAAAAAACCTCCAACCGCGACTACGCCAGCGCCAAGGGCCTGCTGTCGATGGAGCAGAGCAAGAACGAGCTCACCTGGTCGGCCGGCGACAAGCTGGCCAGCGACACGGTGGTCAAGGCCTTCAAGCTTGACGACAAGAAAGACCTGCTCCAGCGCGACGACCCCGGCCCCTTCGTGGCGGCCAAGGGCCTGGGCTGCGGCACACTCATCCTCATCGCCGTGGTGCTCATCATCCTGCTGGTGCTGCTGTCGAACTGCTCGGGCTCGCCCGGGGGCGGCTACCGCAGTTCCAGCGGTTCGTTCGGTGGTTTTTCCACCGGCGGTGGGCATAAATAA
- a CDS encoding DUF350 domain-containing protein — protein sequence MGIEWLRPAAFLGSILYAIIGVFIFWLCFVIVDKITPYDLWREIVEKQNQALGLVVAAMCLGISIIVAAAIH from the coding sequence ATGGGAATTGAATGGCTCCGGCCCGCGGCATTCCTCGGCTCCATCCTCTACGCCATCATTGGCGTTTTCATCTTCTGGCTGTGCTTTGTCATCGTCGACAAGATCACCCCTTACGACCTGTGGCGTGAAATCGTCGAAAAACAGAACCAGGCCCTGGGCCTGGTCGTGGCCGCGATGTGCCTTGGGATCAGCATCATCGTGGCGGCCGCCATCCACTAA
- a CDS encoding FAD:protein FMN transferase, with product MPKMSSDAAAPCQRATLHGPTMGTRWSASVDCDAALDLDALRQNLAAAVQQVDAQMSPWKPESDLVRLNRAPVDAWVDLPPEILEVLTCAMDIHRQSAGAFDPCVGALVDAWGFGAVRDAPDAAAIHTVRQAAPCPMREGLEIDPAAGRVRKRAPVQLDLCGIAKGYAVDRMAAVLQQHGVRHALAALDGELRAVGHQASGAPWAVALESPEAGRRAVRGVIELQDLAVATSGDYRHYMEVGDARLAHTMDARRAAPVNNAVASVTVLAHTCMEADAWATALLVAGPGEGLALAQRRGLEALFLLRRPEGLVEMGLGRFGVSTAP from the coding sequence ATGCCGAAGATGTCTTCTGACGCTGCCGCGCCCTGCCAGCGCGCCACCCTGCACGGCCCGACCATGGGCACGCGCTGGTCTGCCAGCGTGGACTGTGACGCCGCTCTGGACCTGGACGCCCTGCGCCAGAACCTTGCTGCGGCGGTGCAGCAGGTGGACGCGCAGATGTCCCCCTGGAAGCCGGAGAGCGACCTGGTGCGCCTGAACCGCGCACCCGTGGACGCCTGGGTGGACCTGCCGCCTGAAATTCTGGAAGTGCTGACCTGCGCCATGGACATTCACCGCCAAAGCGCAGGCGCGTTTGACCCCTGCGTCGGCGCGCTGGTCGATGCCTGGGGTTTTGGCGCGGTGCGCGATGCACCCGACGCCGCAGCGATCCACACCGTGCGCCAGGCTGCGCCGTGCCCGATGCGCGAGGGCCTGGAGATCGACCCTGCAGCAGGCCGCGTCCGCAAGCGTGCTCCCGTGCAGCTCGATCTGTGCGGCATTGCCAAGGGCTATGCGGTGGACCGCATGGCTGCCGTGCTGCAACAGCACGGAGTGCGCCATGCGCTGGCGGCGCTCGATGGGGAATTGCGCGCCGTGGGCCACCAGGCCAGCGGTGCGCCCTGGGCGGTGGCGCTCGAATCGCCCGAGGCCGGGCGCCGCGCGGTACGGGGTGTGATCGAGCTGCAGGACCTGGCCGTGGCCACCTCGGGCGACTACCGGCACTACATGGAGGTGGGCGATGCGCGCCTTGCGCACACCATGGACGCGCGCCGCGCTGCGCCGGTGAACAACGCCGTCGCCTCGGTCACCGTGCTGGCGCACACCTGCATGGAGGCGGACGCCTGGGCCACCGCCCTGCTGGTGGCAGGCCCCGGCGAGGGCCTTGCCCTGGCGCAGCGCAGAGGGCTGGAAGCGCTGTTTCTGCTGCGCCGCCCCGAAGGGCTGGTGGAGATGGGGCTGGGGCGGTTCGGTGTTTCGACTGCGCCGTAA
- a CDS encoding MDR family oxidoreductase produces MADTFTALVIEEHEGKARSVFKQLQLSDLPDDDVLVEVQYSALNYKDGLALSGNRNKVARSLPMVGGIDLAGTVVESRSPLWKAGDVVVLNGFGLSETHWGGFTRFQRVKAEWLVALPDAFTPQQAMAIGTAGYTAALCVDVLERWGHAQPGTGQVLVTGAAGGVGSVAVSLLARRGYNVTASTGRPDTHDYLRGLGASAFIDRASLQGPVRPLQRETWTGAVDSVGSTTLANVLAQMEYGAGAAACGLAGGMDLPATVLPHILRSVALLGVDSVMAPMPARHAAWQRLARDLDPAHLQAITTVEPMSRLPELAGAILAGQVRGRVVVDVTR; encoded by the coding sequence ATGGCAGATACTTTTACCGCACTGGTCATCGAAGAACACGAAGGCAAGGCGCGCAGCGTTTTCAAGCAACTGCAACTCTCCGACCTGCCCGACGACGATGTGCTCGTCGAGGTGCAGTACTCGGCCCTGAACTACAAGGATGGCCTGGCCCTCTCGGGCAACCGCAACAAGGTGGCGCGCAGCCTGCCCATGGTGGGTGGCATCGACTTGGCGGGCACGGTGGTCGAGTCGCGTTCGCCGCTGTGGAAGGCCGGCGATGTGGTGGTATTGAATGGCTTTGGTTTGTCTGAGACGCACTGGGGTGGTTTCACCCGGTTCCAGCGCGTCAAGGCCGAATGGTTGGTGGCACTGCCCGACGCCTTTACGCCGCAGCAGGCCATGGCCATTGGCACGGCCGGCTACACCGCCGCGCTGTGTGTCGATGTGCTCGAGCGCTGGGGCCACGCGCAGCCGGGCACAGGCCAGGTGCTGGTCACCGGCGCTGCGGGTGGCGTGGGTTCCGTGGCGGTCAGCTTGCTGGCCAGGCGCGGCTACAACGTCACTGCCTCTACCGGTCGGCCCGACACACACGACTACCTGCGCGGCCTGGGTGCCAGCGCCTTCATCGACCGCGCCAGCCTGCAAGGCCCGGTGCGTCCGCTGCAACGCGAGACCTGGACGGGCGCCGTGGACTCGGTGGGCAGTACCACCCTGGCCAACGTGCTGGCGCAAATGGAATACGGCGCGGGGGCTGCCGCATGCGGCCTGGCCGGCGGCATGGACCTGCCAGCCACGGTGCTGCCGCACATCCTGCGCAGCGTGGCGCTGCTGGGGGTGGATTCGGTGATGGCGCCGATGCCTGCACGCCACGCCGCGTGGCAGCGCCTGGCGCGCGATCTGGACCCGGCGCACCTGCAAGCCATCACCACCGTGGAGCCCATGAGCCGCCTGCCGGAACTGGCAGGCGCTATTTTGGCGGGGCAGGTGCGCGGGCGCGTGGTGGTCGATGTGACGCGCTGA
- a CDS encoding polyamine aminopropyltransferase — protein MSNAPGTAVPAAPHGPRPIDIALLASVFVVAACGLLYELAAGALASYLLGDSVLQFSTIIGTYLFAMGVGSWLSRYFERQLPAHFLRIELLVALIGGTLPAVLFLANAYAPGAFRFLLYGMVLVVGTLVGLEIPLVMRILKRNVALKDLVSQVLTFDYLGALAVSLAFPLLLVPHLGLIRTGLLFGLLNALVAVWALWLFRWELRRWGAHVAACAMVIGLLLAALAGAEHITTFAEDKFYQDRIVFTAASPYQRIVVTDGKLGHRLFLNGNLQFAERDEYRYHEALVHPAMAAHGAPKRVAVLGGGDGMAVREILKYPSVESVTLVELDPAMTRLFTDNATLARLNGHALRSPKVQVVNTDAFQWLQDGQSRAARPPQGASAPQGGSEPRAAGSVGAHDTFDVIVVDFPDPTNFAIGKLYTNSFYALLDRRLAASGYAVVQTTSPLVARQSFWTVVQTIESVGLQTAPYHAHVPSFGEWGFVLASHRPWRLPEALPGGLQFLSASTLPLLFDFPLDMARVPAEVNRLSNQLLVHTYEREWGKVMAH, from the coding sequence ATGAGTAACGCTCCCGGCACGGCCGTACCTGCCGCCCCCCACGGCCCCCGCCCCATCGACATCGCCCTGCTCGCCAGCGTCTTCGTGGTGGCCGCCTGCGGGCTGCTGTACGAGCTGGCGGCCGGTGCGCTGGCGTCGTACCTGCTGGGCGACTCGGTGCTGCAGTTTTCCACCATCATCGGCACCTATTTGTTCGCCATGGGCGTGGGTTCGTGGCTCTCGCGCTATTTCGAGCGGCAGCTGCCGGCGCATTTTTTGCGTATCGAACTGCTGGTGGCGCTGATCGGCGGCACGCTGCCTGCGGTGCTGTTCCTGGCCAATGCCTATGCGCCGGGGGCGTTCCGCTTTTTGCTCTATGGCATGGTGCTGGTGGTGGGCACGCTCGTCGGCCTGGAGATTCCGCTGGTGATGCGTATCTTAAAGCGCAATGTGGCGCTCAAGGACCTGGTCTCGCAGGTCCTCACCTTCGACTACCTGGGCGCGCTGGCGGTGTCGCTGGCGTTCCCGCTGCTGCTGGTGCCGCACCTGGGGCTGATCCGCACGGGGCTGTTGTTTGGGCTGCTCAACGCGCTGGTGGCCGTATGGGCGTTGTGGCTTTTTCGCTGGGAGCTGCGGCGCTGGGGCGCGCATGTGGCGGCCTGCGCCATGGTGATTGGGCTGCTGCTGGCGGCGCTGGCGGGCGCTGAGCACATCACCACTTTTGCCGAAGACAAGTTTTACCAGGACCGCATCGTCTTCACCGCAGCTTCGCCCTACCAGCGCATCGTGGTGACGGATGGCAAGCTGGGCCACCGCCTGTTCCTCAACGGCAACCTGCAGTTTGCCGAGCGCGACGAGTACCGCTACCACGAGGCGCTGGTGCACCCGGCCATGGCGGCCCACGGTGCACCGAAGCGCGTGGCGGTGCTGGGCGGGGGCGACGGTATGGCGGTGCGCGAGATTCTCAAATACCCCTCGGTGGAATCGGTCACGCTGGTGGAGCTGGACCCGGCCATGACGCGGCTGTTTACCGACAACGCCACGCTGGCGCGGCTGAACGGCCACGCGCTGCGCAGCCCCAAGGTGCAGGTCGTCAACACCGACGCCTTCCAGTGGCTGCAGGATGGGCAATCGAGGGCCGCCAGGCCGCCCCAAGGCGCGAGCGCCCCCCAGGGGGGCAGCGAACCACGCGCAGCGGGAAGCGTGGGGGCTCACGATACCTTTGATGTGATCGTGGTGGACTTCCCCGACCCCACCAACTTCGCCATTGGCAAGCTCTACACCAACAGTTTCTACGCCTTGCTCGACCGGCGCCTGGCCGCCAGCGGCTATGCGGTGGTGCAGACTACGTCGCCCCTGGTGGCGCGCCAGAGTTTCTGGACCGTGGTGCAGACCATCGAGTCGGTCGGCCTGCAGACGGCGCCCTACCACGCCCATGTGCCCAGCTTTGGCGAATGGGGCTTTGTGCTGGCCAGCCACCGGCCCTGGCGCCTGCCCGAGGCGCTGCCCGGCGGGCTGCAGTTTTTGAGCGCCAGCACGCTGCCGCTGCTGTTTGACTTTCCCCTGGACATGGCGCGGGTGCCGGCCGAGGTGAACCGCCTGTCCAACCAGCTGCTGGTGCACACTTATGAGCGCGAGTGGGGCAAGGTCATGGCCCACTGA
- a CDS encoding PepSY domain-containing protein, with product MGWKAIHRWLGLTVGALAVVLGITGAILAFDPVQEAWQAPAAPGDLSVATLVERVTRTVPDAEEIRHLPSGAIVVFGFVGDEAQAHYVDPADGRVLGAWQPSALPRWVKNLHRSLLLGDAGRWGAAGIALAMGLICISALVLLLRRMGGWRRLGARVRGSLAQRIHVVTGRVVLAVLCLTSLTALTMSASTLGLVTLDAGTEPDVVSVVTGQTALPGAQLSALQNLAVRDLRKLNFPDASDPEDIWSVATLQGEGWVDRYSGNMLAWQDATFAQRIYDWALVLHTGESAWPWAVVLGLVGASVLLFWLSGVVIWWQVRSQTLQITGNSPLAQADVLIFVASEGGSTWGFAQALQDALIHSGHRVHTGALEHFQTALATQQVFVLAATYGEGQAPAHAKDALERIAKLTASAVPVTVLGFGDRQYPAFCAFAEALEQTLRARGWPALLPLECIHQQSSQQFTRWGQALAQALGEPLVLDYVPRVPPTTALTLVARQGYREHSDEPTAILRFAWPAQGGGARLGHFAAGDLVGILAPGSAVPRYYSLASGSQDGFLEICVRLLPGGLCSTHLLGLQPGDSIAAFIRSNPGFALPRTRRPVLLIGAGTGVAPLAGFIRRNDRHTPMHLYFGGRDPAQDFYFGPEIQRWLGEGRLASVQTVFSRIPEGGGYVQDALRRDAERVRALLAQGALVRVCGSRAMAKGVAEALDAILAPLHLSVAQLKAKERYAEDVF from the coding sequence ATGGGATGGAAGGCAATCCACCGTTGGCTGGGCCTGACCGTCGGCGCCCTGGCCGTGGTACTTGGGATCACCGGTGCCATCCTGGCATTCGACCCGGTTCAGGAGGCGTGGCAGGCACCCGCCGCACCGGGTGACCTGTCGGTGGCCACGTTGGTGGAGCGTGTGACGCGCACCGTGCCGGACGCGGAGGAAATCCGCCACCTGCCCTCGGGCGCCATCGTGGTGTTCGGCTTTGTCGGCGACGAGGCGCAGGCGCACTACGTGGACCCGGCCGATGGCCGGGTGCTGGGCGCCTGGCAGCCCTCAGCGCTGCCGCGCTGGGTGAAAAACCTGCACCGCTCGCTGCTGCTGGGTGACGCCGGGCGCTGGGGTGCGGCGGGCATTGCGCTGGCTATGGGCTTGATATGCATCTCGGCCCTGGTTCTGCTGCTGCGCCGCATGGGTGGCTGGCGGCGCCTGGGCGCGCGGGTGCGGGGCTCGCTGGCACAGCGCATCCACGTCGTCACCGGTCGGGTGGTGCTCGCGGTGCTGTGCCTGACATCCCTCACCGCGCTCACTATGAGCGCCTCGACCCTGGGGCTGGTGACTTTGGACGCCGGGACCGAGCCCGATGTGGTCTCTGTGGTCACTGGCCAGACCGCCCTGCCTGGGGCGCAGCTCTCTGCGCTGCAAAACCTCGCCGTCCGGGACTTGCGCAAGCTGAATTTCCCCGACGCTTCCGACCCCGAAGACATCTGGAGCGTCGCCACTCTTCAGGGTGAAGGCTGGGTGGATCGCTACTCCGGGAACATGCTGGCCTGGCAAGACGCCACCTTTGCACAGCGCATCTACGACTGGGCTTTGGTGCTGCACACCGGTGAGTCGGCTTGGCCCTGGGCCGTGGTGCTCGGGCTCGTGGGGGCCAGCGTGCTGCTGTTCTGGCTGTCGGGCGTGGTCATCTGGTGGCAAGTACGCAGCCAGACACTGCAGATCACCGGCAACAGCCCGCTGGCACAGGCTGACGTGCTTATCTTTGTCGCCAGTGAAGGCGGCAGCACCTGGGGTTTTGCCCAGGCGCTGCAGGATGCGCTGATCCACAGCGGGCACCGCGTGCATACCGGCGCCCTGGAGCATTTCCAGACCGCGCTCGCCACGCAGCAGGTGTTCGTGCTCGCCGCCACCTATGGCGAAGGCCAGGCCCCGGCGCACGCCAAAGACGCACTCGAGCGCATCGCAAAATTGACCGCCAGCGCCGTGCCGGTGACGGTGCTGGGCTTTGGCGACCGGCAGTACCCGGCCTTCTGCGCCTTTGCCGAGGCACTGGAGCAGACCCTGCGCGCGCGCGGCTGGCCTGCGCTGCTGCCGCTCGAATGCATCCACCAGCAATCGAGCCAGCAGTTCACCCGCTGGGGCCAGGCACTGGCGCAGGCACTGGGCGAACCCCTGGTGCTCGACTATGTGCCGCGCGTTCCGCCCACCACCGCGCTCACGCTTGTAGCGCGCCAGGGCTACCGAGAGCACAGCGACGAGCCCACGGCCATCCTGCGCTTTGCCTGGCCCGCGCAGGGCGGCGGCGCCCGCCTGGGGCACTTTGCGGCGGGCGATTTGGTGGGCATCCTGGCGCCTGGCTCGGCCGTGCCGCGTTATTACTCGCTGGCGTCGGGCTCGCAGGATGGGTTTCTGGAAATCTGCGTGCGCCTGTTGCCGGGTGGCCTGTGCTCTACGCATTTGCTGGGCCTGCAACCGGGGGACAGCATTGCCGCTTTCATCCGCTCTAATCCCGGTTTTGCACTGCCGCGTACACGCCGCCCGGTGCTGCTGATCGGGGCGGGCACGGGCGTGGCGCCGCTGGCCGGTTTCATCCGTCGCAACGATCGGCACACACCCATGCACCTGTATTTTGGGGGGCGCGATCCGGCGCAGGACTTTTACTTTGGCCCCGAAATCCAGCGCTGGTTGGGCGAAGGGCGGCTGGCAAGTGTACAGACGGTGTTCTCGCGCATCCCCGAAGGCGGTGGTTATGTGCAGGATGCCCTGCGCCGCGACGCCGAGCGCGTACGCGCACTGCTGGCCCAGGGTGCCCTGGTGCGCGTCTGCGGCAGCCGCGCCATGGCCAAGGGCGTGGCCGAGGCGTTGGACGCCATCCTTGCGCCGCTGCACTTGAGCGTGGCGCAGCTCAAAGCAAAAGAGCGCTATGCCGAAGATGTCTTCTGA
- a CDS encoding diaminopimelate dehydrogenase, whose product MGNQIRIGIAGYGNLGRGVEAAVAKNPDMVLAGIFTRRAPQDLQPLFARTPVHAYGRLAEFKDTIDVLILCGGSKDDLPRQGPELAALFNTVDSFDTHARIPAYFEAVDASARANGKTALISIGWDPGMFSINRLYGEALLPDGATYTFWGKGLSQGHSDAIRRVPGVKAGVQYTIPSPEAVAQVRSGARPALSTRQKHTRECHVVLEDGASADAVRQAIVTMPDYFADYDTTVHFIDEATLQCEHNRMPHGGFVIRSGNTSDAQRQVIEYALQLDSNPEFTASVLVAYARAAHRLHAQGQCGAKTAFDVAPGLLSIKSPAQLREELL is encoded by the coding sequence ATGGGCAATCAGATTCGCATTGGTATCGCCGGTTACGGCAACCTGGGGCGCGGCGTGGAGGCCGCCGTGGCAAAGAACCCCGACATGGTGCTGGCCGGCATCTTTACGCGGCGCGCGCCGCAGGACCTGCAGCCGCTGTTTGCCCGCACGCCGGTGCATGCCTACGGGCGGCTGGCCGAATTCAAGGACACCATCGACGTGCTGATCCTGTGCGGCGGCTCCAAGGACGACCTGCCGCGCCAGGGCCCCGAGCTGGCGGCGCTGTTCAACACCGTGGACAGCTTTGACACCCATGCGCGCATTCCGGCGTATTTCGAGGCGGTGGACGCGAGCGCGCGCGCCAACGGCAAGACGGCGCTGATCTCCATCGGCTGGGACCCGGGCATGTTCTCCATCAACCGCCTGTACGGCGAGGCGCTGCTGCCCGATGGCGCCACCTACACCTTCTGGGGCAAGGGGTTGAGCCAGGGGCATTCCGACGCCATCCGCCGCGTGCCGGGCGTGAAGGCGGGCGTGCAGTACACCATTCCCTCGCCCGAGGCGGTGGCCCAGGTGCGCAGCGGTGCGCGCCCCGCGCTCAGCACGCGCCAGAAGCACACGCGCGAATGCCATGTGGTGCTGGAGGACGGCGCCAGCGCCGATGCGGTGCGCCAGGCCATCGTCACCATGCCCGACTACTTTGCCGATTACGACACCACCGTGCACTTCATCGATGAGGCCACGCTGCAGTGCGAGCACAACCGCATGCCGCATGGCGGCTTCGTGATCCGCAGCGGCAACACGAGCGATGCGCAGCGCCAGGTCATCGAGTACGCGCTGCAGCTCGACAGCAATCCCGAGTTCACCGCCAGCGTGCTGGTGGCCTACGCGCGCGCGGCGCACCGCCTCCATGCGCAGGGCCAGTGCGGCGCCAAGACGGCCTTTGACGTGGCACCGGGGCTGCTGTCGATCAAGTCGCCGGCGCAGCTGCGCGAGGAGCTGCTGTAG